The sequence ATGGGATTCTGGAGAAGCAGCACGCGGGAGGCCGGCGGAGTCCACAAGTTCAACTGGCGTACGGTCCCTCCAGCGGCGCAGTCGGACGAGTCCTATTTCATCGACTGCATCGAGCAGAATCGTGAGAGCGACATGAGCATCGCGGAGGCTGCCGAGGTCCTGAAAGTGCTCATGGCCGGCTACGAGTCGGCGGCCACCGGCAAGGTGGTCTCCCTGTAGGAGGGGCGAGTTTCCTGTCGCCGCTCCCTCAATACCATGCGGTCTTGTCCACCACATTCTTGACCGGCTGGCCGGCGGCGTAGCGCCGGACGTTGTCCACCACCACCTGAGCGAAGCGATCCGGAATCCTGGGGGACCGGGCGGCGCAATGCGGCGTCATGATGACGTTCTCCATCCGCCAGAGAGGATGCTCCGAGGGAAGAGGCTCGGTTTCGAACACGTCGAGGCCGGCTCCGGCGATCTCTCCCGCCTCCAACGCCGCGACCAGATCGTTCAGGTCCACGATGACTCCCCGTCCGATGTTGATCAGAAACGCCGTCCGCTTCATCTGCCGGAACTGGAGCCGCCGGAACATCTTGACCGTTTCCGGCGTGTGCGGCGCGGCGATCACTACGAAATCGCTTTCCGCCAGCAGATCGTGCAGCCGGTCCGGTTTCCAGAGCGACTCGACGCCCGGGGGGCATTCCTCCCGTTTGGGGTCGACCGCCAGCACCCGCATCCCGAAGGCCAGTCCTCTTTGGGCCACCTCCGCGCCGATGCTTCCCAGCCCGACCATCCCCAACGTGGAGTCGGAGAGCTGGATGTGGGCCAGGTCCGCGGGAGCGACGTCCCGCAGGCTGCGCGCGAAATTGGGAGCCTTCCAACTGGGGTCTCCCATGACCTCCCAAGTGGCCTTGGCCTGGGTTCGGACGTAATGGTGGAAATTCCGGGCGAAGCAGAGGATGAAGCCGAAGACGTGTTCGGTAATGACGTCGGAGAAGATCCCCCGCATGTTGGTCAGGATCGAGGGATGTTCCACCAGGGCGGGAAAGAGATAGTGCTCCATGCTGGCGCTGGGTGCCTGAATCCAGCGCAAGCGGGTGGCTGCCGCCAGCAGCTTGGGCGTCATCTTGCCGAAGAAGGAGTCGGCGTCGGCGATCGCC is a genomic window of Acidobacteriota bacterium containing:
- a CDS encoding D-2-hydroxyacid dehydrogenase, coding for MTTEHGNQPPKRIFKLVIYPAVDAHRLAAIVEVAGDGGTVVNAPDEDAAASAIADADSFFGKMTPKLLAAATRLRWIQAPSASMEHYLFPALVEHPSILTNMRGIFSDVITEHVFGFILCFARNFHHYVRTQAKATWEVMGDPSWKAPNFARSLRDVAPADLAHIQLSDSTLGMVGLGSIGAEVAQRGLAFGMRVLAVDPKREECPPGVESLWKPDRLHDLLAESDFVVIAAPHTPETVKMFRRLQFRQMKRTAFLINIGRGVIVDLNDLVAALEAGEIAGAGLDVFETEPLPSEHPLWRMENVIMTPHCAARSPRIPDRFAQVVVDNVRRYAAGQPVKNVVDKTAWY